From Watersipora subatra chromosome 8, tzWatSuba1.1, whole genome shotgun sequence, a single genomic window includes:
- the LOC137402571 gene encoding uncharacterized protein — protein MIRHCAKCTKLRGNPVGQKMSNLPQCRTEPEAPFTHTGVDVFGSFKVKDYRKECKRYGLLLTCTASRAVHFKVLEDMNTDCYINSLRSFLAIRGPVSVLYSDNGTNFVVASNEFGKTVKELSEPRIKEYLSTKQCSFSFSTPTASHMGGTWERMIRTVRNVLRGLLIESNTNRIDTSSLCTLLYECMHIVNSRPFTTTTLHSDQNFESIPLTPNNLLTMKNKNLLPPPGSFTSPDLYSHKRWRRVQYLTEQFWSR, from the coding sequence ATGATTCGCCACTGCGCCAAGTGCACTAAACTACGAGGAAATCCAGTTGGTCAGAAAATGTCCAACTTACCACAATGTCGAACAGAACCAGAAGCGCCATTTACGCACACAGGGGTCGACGTGTTTGGTTCATTCAAAGTTAAGGATTATCGCAAAGAATGCAAGCGATACGGCCTGCTGTTAACTTGTACGGCAAGCAGAGCAGTGCACTTCAAAGTGTTAGAAGACATGAACACTGATTGCTATATCAACTCATTACGCAGCTTTTTGGCAATACGTGGCCCTGTTTCAGTCCTATACTCGGACAATGGAACTAACTTCGTTGTAGCCAGCAACGAGTTTGGAAAAACGGTAAAAGAGCTATCTGAACCTCGAATCAAGGAGTACTTGAGCACTAAGCAGTGCTCTTTCAGCTTCAGTACTCCAACCGCAAGCCACATGGGAGGAACATGGGAGCGTATGATTCGCACTGTCAGGAATGTTCTTAGAGGTTTGCTCATAGAATCCAACACCAATCGGATTGACACGTCCAGTCTTTGTACACTGCTATACGAGTGCATGCATATAGTAAATTCAAGACCTTTTACTACAACTACACTCCACTCAGATCAAAATTTTGAATCAATTCCACTGACTCCCAACAACTTGTTgacaatgaaaaataaaaatctcCTACCACCACCAGGCTCCTTTACTTCACCAGACCTTTACAGCCACAAGCGATGGAGACGCGTGCAATATCTGACTGAGCAATTCTGGTCTAGGTAG
- the LOC137402572 gene encoding uncharacterized protein, with the protein MLSTIASVFDPLGFLTPFTLKGKLLLPLQSLCHDKVGWAEPLTSNQMTDWISWKESANDLISFKVPRCYLTPEFTNSYRAELHTFSDASTIAYSVCSYLCLLDNTTYKVAVSLIMGKSRVAPKRAVTIPRLELQAATLAVKVADFIKIELDYQNLTCYFGTDSRTVLGYINNEAKKFHVFVCNRVERIRDSTNPTDWRYVCTEENPADLASHREEIQNIPSSWLNRPSFRNQPDFRPTPQSTIYTLNNEDPEIRKVFIHTTTTRILENRLVDNLEKWSSWIKITKIVSNIVILITACQKTKLTHSSPQGKLIFNMIVKLVQQHYFANELLLLKGKARLPKLMTLSSLDPFLDKCGVIRVGGCLRDSLSC; encoded by the coding sequence ATGCTCTCCACTATCGCTTCAGTATTCGATCCACTGGGATTTCTCACTCCATTCACCTTGAAAGGAAAGTTACTACTTCCCTTACAATCCCTTTGCCACGACAAAGTTGGGTGGGCTGAACCCTTGACTTCCAACCAAATGACTGATTGGATCAGCTGGAAGGAAAGTGCCAACGACCTCATTTCTTTCAAGGTCCCACGATGCTACCTTACTCCAGAATTTACCAATAGCTACAGAGCAGAACTTCACACATTCAGCGATGCTTCCACCATAGCGTACAGTGTCTGTAGTTACCTATGTCTTTTAGACAACACCACCTACAAGGTCGCGGTGTCCCTCATAATGGGTAAATCAAGAGTAGCACCCAAAAGAGCTGTAACCATCCCACGTCTGGAGCTGCAGGCAGCCACACTAGCAGTCAAGGTAGCAGACTTCATCAAAATAGAGCTCGACTACCAAAATCTCACCTGCTATTTTGGGACCGACTCCAGAACCGTGCTCGGTTACATCAACAATGAGGCAAAAAAATTTCATGTCTTTGTGTGTAACCGGGTCGAGAGGATCAGAGACTCGACCAATCCCACCGATTGGAGGTATGTTTGCACAGAAGAAAATCCTGCGGATTTGGCATCACACAGAGAAGAAATTCAAAATATCCCAAGTTCTTGGTTAAATCGGCCAAGTTTTCGTAACCAGCCAGACTTCAGACCAACCCCGCAATCCACAATATACACACTAAATAATGAGGATCCCGAGATCAGGAAAGTTTTCATCCATACTACCACCACAAGAATATTGGAGAATAGACTAGTTGACAATCTCGAAAAATGGAGTTCCTGGatcaaaattactaaaattgTCAGCAATATTGTCATATTGATCACTGCCTGTCAAAAAACCAAGCTAACACATAGTTCCCCACAAGgcaaactaatttttaatatgataGTCAAGCTGGTACAACAGCACTATTTCGCAAACGAGCTGCTGCTCCTCAAAGGGAAAGCCAGGCTTCCAAAATTGATGACATTGTCCAGTTTAGACCCATTTTTAGACAAGTGTGGAGTCATTAGAGTAGGTGGTTGCCTGAGAGACTCTCTTTCATGTTAA
- the LOC137402573 gene encoding uncharacterized protein codes for MDNIGYRINVHPFGAVSSPSCAIFGLKKLAKDNKRNFPQAAKFVQKNFYVDDDLVCVLTAEDAVSLMSETKVMMARRNLVLHKFLSNNEAVFNSLEYENPTNKVITPDLSTERALGLC; via the coding sequence ATGGATAATATCGGATATCGGATAAATGTTCATCCCTTTGGTGCTGTGTCATCTCCAAGTTGTGCAATTTTTGGCTTGAAGAAGCTGGCAAAGGATAACAAAAGGAATTTTCCACAAGCTGCAAAATTTGTTCAGAAAAATTTCTACGTTGATGACGACTTGGTCTGCGTTCTCACAGCTGAGGATGCAGTCAGTCTCATGTCAGAGACCAAGGTAATGATGGCACGGAGAAACCTGGTTCTCCATAAGTTTCTGTCAAATAATGAGGCGGTATTTAACAGTCTGGAATATGAAAACCCGACAAACAAGGTAATCACGCCAGATTTGAGTACGGAGAGAGCCCTTGGACTATGTTGA
- the LOC137402574 gene encoding piggyBac transposable element-derived protein 2-like yields MVQYRGATSQIRQYIKSKPLLWAFRVWGRAGSSGMLFDFDIYQGGDGTRSHLGQGGDVVMKLVSTLENNSNYKIYADNLFTSVLLLEKLLRWGLQNTGAVRQNRLPNCNIKGEKELKKESRGSFDFRVEDTTFRLLDVLTTEQ; encoded by the coding sequence ATGGTACAGTATCGAGGAGCCACCAGCCAAATCAGGCAGTATATAAAAAGCAAACCACTTCTATGGGCATTCAGGGTATGGGGTAGAGCTGGTAGCAGTGGAATGCTCTTTGACTTTGACATTTATCAAGGTGGCGATGGCACACGAAGCCATCTTGGCCAAGGTGGAGATGTAGTGATGAAGCTAGTCTCTACACTAGAAAATAATTCAAACTATAAAATCTATGCAGACAATTTATTTACCAGCGTTCTACTCCTGGAGAAACTTTTAAGGTGGGGATTACAAAACACTGGCGCTGTCAGACAGAATCGGCTTCCAAACTGTAACATCAAAGGTGAAAAAGAGCTCAAAAAGGAAAGCAGAGGGTCATTTGACTTTCGGGTCGAAGACACAACATTTCGGCTGTTAGATGTTTTGACAACCGAGCAGTGA